In one Rhodococcus sp. B50 genomic region, the following are encoded:
- a CDS encoding DEDD exonuclease domain-containing protein — MTSPQPSALGVQLGFDELDTPLRDTTFVVVDLETTGGKSAEDAITEIGAVKIRAGEVLGEFATLVDPGRPIPPYIVQLTGITTAMVYAAPRIEEVLPAFLEFASGAVLVAHNAGFDVGFLKAAATKCELAWPRFQVLCTVKLARRVLGRDEAPSVKLSALAELFRVSTLPTHRALDDARATVDVLHALIERVGNQGVHSLTELRDYMPVVTAEQRAKRALAAHLPRRPGVYMFRGPSDEVLYVGTAVDLHRRVRTYFTGSETRPRLREMVALTTRIDHVECAHGLEAGVRELRLIAAHTPPYNRRSKYPMRGWWIILTDEAFPRLAVSRTPGPDAIGPFSVRADAADVAALLAEMCGLRTCTRRIGRTARHGDRCPPVAVGGCAAARFGVQDASAYEAQVEGVRAVVRGLADDAVEAVHQRLDILVRDQLFENAARLRDRLAAALVALRRTQRLASLAAVDELVAARPRAEGGWEFAVIRAGRLASAGVAPRGVRPMPVVDAIVAGAETVRPSPGPLRGASPEEIGLVARWLDGEGTRIVRASRGWCEPSRGAGRWSAWAELAHDARAVRGLLSADSSHRLG; from the coding sequence ATGACCTCGCCGCAACCATCCGCCCTCGGCGTGCAACTGGGTTTCGACGAGCTCGACACGCCCTTGCGCGACACCACCTTCGTCGTCGTCGACCTCGAGACGACCGGAGGGAAGTCGGCCGAGGACGCCATCACCGAGATCGGTGCGGTGAAGATCCGCGCCGGGGAGGTGCTCGGCGAGTTCGCGACCCTCGTCGATCCGGGGCGTCCCATTCCGCCGTACATCGTGCAACTCACCGGCATCACCACCGCGATGGTCTATGCGGCCCCCAGGATCGAGGAGGTGCTGCCCGCCTTTCTCGAGTTCGCGTCCGGAGCGGTGCTCGTCGCGCACAACGCCGGATTCGACGTCGGATTCCTCAAGGCGGCCGCCACGAAGTGCGAACTGGCGTGGCCCCGATTCCAAGTGCTGTGCACCGTCAAACTGGCCCGCCGCGTCCTCGGACGCGACGAGGCACCCTCGGTGAAGCTCTCCGCGCTGGCCGAACTGTTCCGGGTTTCCACCCTGCCCACCCACCGCGCGCTCGACGACGCACGGGCCACCGTGGACGTGCTGCACGCCCTCATCGAACGGGTCGGCAACCAGGGGGTCCACAGCCTGACCGAGTTGCGCGACTACATGCCCGTGGTCACTGCCGAGCAACGGGCCAAACGCGCTCTCGCCGCGCACCTTCCGCGCAGGCCCGGCGTCTACATGTTCCGGGGCCCGTCCGACGAGGTGTTGTACGTCGGCACGGCGGTCGACCTGCACCGGCGCGTCCGTACCTACTTCACGGGTTCCGAGACGCGGCCGCGACTACGCGAGATGGTCGCACTCACCACGCGCATCGATCATGTCGAATGCGCCCACGGGCTCGAAGCCGGTGTCCGCGAACTCCGGCTGATCGCGGCGCACACCCCTCCGTACAACCGTCGGTCGAAGTATCCGATGCGTGGCTGGTGGATCATCCTCACCGACGAGGCGTTTCCGCGCCTCGCCGTGAGCCGCACTCCCGGGCCCGATGCGATCGGCCCGTTCTCGGTACGTGCCGACGCCGCGGACGTCGCGGCGCTGCTCGCGGAGATGTGCGGTCTGCGTACGTGCACGCGCAGGATCGGCCGTACGGCGCGGCACGGCGACCGCTGTCCGCCCGTCGCCGTCGGGGGTTGCGCCGCAGCCCGCTTCGGGGTCCAGGACGCCTCTGCCTACGAGGCCCAGGTCGAGGGCGTGCGCGCGGTCGTCCGCGGCCTCGCCGACGACGCCGTCGAGGCGGTACACCAGCGCCTCGACATCCTTGTACGCGACCAGCTGTTCGAGAATGCCGCCCGGCTGCGCGACAGGCTCGCCGCGGCCCTCGTCGCGTTGCGGCGCACGCAGCGCCTGGCCTCGCTGGCGGCCGTCGACGAACTCGTCGCGGCGCGTCCGCGGGCCGAGGGCGGATGGGAGTTCGCCGTGATCCGCGCAGGCCGGCTCGCGTCCGCCGGCGTGGCACCGCGCGGGGTGCGGCCGATGCCCGTCGTGGACGCGATCGTCGCCGGTGCCGAGACGGTACGGCCGTCACCGGGACCACTGCGCGGCGCGTCCCCGGAAGAGATCGGCCTGGTCGCGCGATGGCTCGACGGCGAGGGAACCCGCATCGTCCGTGCGAGCCGGGGTTGGTGCGAGCCGAGCCGAGGTGCGGGCCGATGGAGTGCGTGGGCCGAGCTCGCGCACGACGCCCGCGCGGTCCGCGGGCTCCTGTCCGCCGACTCGTCCCACCGCTTAGGCTGA